In the Flavisolibacter tropicus genome, one interval contains:
- a CDS encoding MGH1-like glycoside hydrolase domain-containing protein yields MTTEHERLENNSTSPIAQWGPYLSERQWGTVREDYSQDGNAWQYFPFDHAHCRTFQWGEDGLAGISDHFQNLCFALSLWNGKDKILKERLFGLRNGEGNHGEDVKELYYYLDNVPSHYYMEYLYKYPQRAFPYEQLREENQKRSKQEPEYEILDTDIFRNNQYFDVLISYAKQSDADIFIKIDITNRYHKAADITVLPTLWFSHQATLGVTEKPQITYADANAVTATHEKLGKYFFYWQEPQDLLFTNNVTNTAIVTGEPCKDLFTKDAFQDAIIKGTNKEVLRNKKCGTKAAGVYKLKIAAGATQSIYCRLTDTPEDHPFPYEFKQLFKIRKQEADEFYASILPSNMSADMANIQRQAIAGLLWSKQFYAFDVEKWLTRSDGITPVMPHRMTGRNNDWQHLKNQDIISMPDKWEYPWYAAWDLAFQCISIAVVDPAFAKQQLLLIMREWYMKPDGQLPAYEWNFSDVNPPVHAWAALEVYCIEKRKKGVGDITFLKKIFQKLLINFTWWINRKDRNGNNIFEGGFLGLDNIGVFNRSHHGDNMQLEQADGTSWMGTYALNMMDIALEIALHDESFEDTATKFFEHFVLIAESLNEHHLWNKEDKFFYDVLCIPGSEPTPLRIKSIVGLTPLFAVSTIGRRTLNQLEDFKKRSTWFENYRKKNNKFWPNEERGDRENILLSLVRKDRLVYLLERVLDEKEFLSPGGIRALSKYHEEHPYSVTVHGNEYTIQYDPGDSTSDIFGGNSNWRGPVWLPINFIIIQSIRRYGKFYGDSLTVECPTGSGNHMNLCQVADELTRRVISLFEKDKDGNRRLYDSYNWFYQQEGNQDLVLFYEYFHGDSGKGLGASHQTGWTALVAELIREYAQSETATIPQEVVNGNMHTAR; encoded by the coding sequence ATGACAACAGAACACGAGCGTTTGGAGAACAATAGCACATCGCCTATTGCGCAATGGGGGCCTTACTTAAGTGAAAGGCAGTGGGGTACGGTTCGTGAAGACTATAGTCAGGACGGCAACGCCTGGCAATACTTTCCATTTGACCACGCACATTGCCGCACATTTCAATGGGGCGAAGATGGCTTAGCGGGCATATCTGATCACTTTCAAAACTTATGCTTTGCCCTTTCCCTATGGAATGGCAAAGACAAGATATTAAAAGAGCGCTTATTTGGCTTACGTAATGGTGAAGGCAATCATGGCGAGGACGTAAAAGAGTTGTATTACTATTTGGATAATGTACCCAGTCATTATTACATGGAATACTTGTATAAGTACCCTCAGCGCGCCTTCCCTTATGAGCAGCTGCGGGAAGAAAACCAAAAACGCTCGAAACAGGAACCCGAGTATGAGATCTTAGATACCGATATCTTTCGCAACAATCAATACTTTGACGTATTGATCTCCTACGCCAAGCAGTCAGACGCAGATATCTTTATCAAGATTGACATTACCAACCGCTATCACAAGGCAGCCGACATTACCGTGCTGCCTACACTTTGGTTTTCACATCAGGCTACACTGGGTGTAACAGAAAAACCCCAAATTACTTATGCAGACGCCAATGCAGTAACTGCCACACATGAAAAGCTGGGCAAATATTTCTTCTATTGGCAAGAGCCTCAGGACTTGTTGTTTACCAATAACGTTACTAATACAGCCATCGTAACAGGCGAGCCTTGCAAGGATCTGTTTACAAAAGATGCTTTCCAGGATGCCATTATAAAAGGGACGAATAAGGAAGTATTACGCAATAAAAAATGTGGAACCAAGGCTGCTGGCGTGTACAAATTAAAGATAGCCGCAGGTGCTACACAATCTATTTACTGCCGGCTCACGGATACACCAGAAGATCATCCCTTTCCATATGAGTTCAAGCAACTCTTCAAGATACGCAAGCAGGAAGCTGACGAGTTCTATGCCTCTATATTACCTAGTAATATGAGTGCAGACATGGCCAACATTCAACGTCAGGCCATTGCAGGTTTACTCTGGAGTAAACAGTTCTATGCGTTTGATGTAGAGAAGTGGTTGACCCGAAGTGATGGCATCACGCCGGTTATGCCACACCGTATGACAGGGCGTAACAATGATTGGCAGCACTTGAAAAACCAGGACATTATCTCCATGCCCGACAAATGGGAGTATCCTTGGTATGCAGCCTGGGACCTGGCTTTTCAATGTATTTCAATAGCGGTTGTAGACCCAGCCTTTGCCAAACAGCAGTTATTGTTGATCATGCGGGAATGGTATATGAAGCCCGATGGACAGCTACCGGCCTACGAATGGAACTTCAGTGATGTAAATCCACCCGTGCATGCATGGGCCGCCTTAGAAGTTTATTGCATAGAAAAACGTAAGAAAGGAGTTGGAGATATTACGTTCCTGAAAAAGATCTTTCAAAAACTGCTGATCAACTTTACCTGGTGGATCAATCGCAAGGACCGAAATGGTAATAACATCTTTGAAGGAGGTTTCTTAGGCCTTGATAATATTGGGGTATTCAACCGTAGCCATCATGGCGACAATATGCAATTGGAGCAAGCCGATGGCACCAGCTGGATGGGTACCTATGCGCTGAACATGATGGATATTGCTTTGGAGATTGCCCTACACGATGAATCGTTTGAAGATACGGCTACCAAATTCTTTGAGCATTTCGTACTGATTGCAGAATCGCTGAATGAACACCATTTGTGGAATAAGGAAGACAAATTCTTTTATGATGTGCTTTGCATACCGGGATCAGAACCAACCCCCTTGCGTATTAAATCCATTGTGGGTCTCACCCCTTTGTTTGCCGTGTCTACTATTGGCAGACGCACGCTCAATCAATTAGAGGATTTTAAAAAACGATCCACTTGGTTTGAGAACTACCGCAAGAAGAACAATAAATTCTGGCCCAATGAAGAGCGTGGCGACAGAGAGAATATCTTATTGTCGCTAGTGCGTAAAGACCGCTTGGTGTATTTATTAGAGCGAGTACTGGATGAAAAAGAGTTTCTTTCTCCAGGAGGTATACGTGCTCTATCTAAATACCATGAGGAACACCCTTACTCGGTAACGGTACATGGCAATGAATACACCATTCAATATGATCCAGGCGACTCCACGTCGGATATCTTTGGTGGTAATTCTAACTGGCGCGGACCAGTATGGTTACCTATCAATTTCATCATCATTCAGTCCATTAGACGATACGGTAAGTTTTATGGCGATAGCTTGACAGTAGAATGCCCTACCGGCTCTGGCAATCACATGAACCTTTGCCAGGTGGCCGATGAACTGACCAGAAGAGTGATTAGTCTATTTGAAAAAGATAAAGATGGCAATCGCCGTCTGTATGATTCCTATAACTGGTTTTATCAACAGGAAGGCAATCAGGATCTGGTGCTATTTTATGAGTATTTCCATGGCGATTCAGGAAAAGGATTAGGAGCCAGTCACCAAACCGGCTGGACAGCATTGGTAGCGGAATTGATAAGGGAATATGCACAGAGCGAAACAGCTACTATACCACAAGAAGTTGTGAATGGCAACATGCATACAGCTCGTTAA
- a CDS encoding MFS transporter, with protein MTELLLSLEKSKRAYRIAVSCLFFLQGICFASWASRIPSIQQSLHLSDAALGGVLFALPVGSMLALPFSGWLVNKYGSKRVATNAILLYGLTLITLGLASSTILLIAGLVVFGMAGNTANIAINTQAVGVEAKYERNIMASFHGLWSLAGFTAAGIGAFMIGNAIIPLNHFVIIAAVIIVGLALSFQYLLPDEQRSATSHKLFVKPDKSLFLLGVIAFCCMICEGAMFDWSGIYFQKVIGAKDGWISAGYTAFMCTMATGRFIADRVAGKLGFKKTIQLSGILIGIGLTMATLFPYLISSIISFLLVGFGVSSVVPLVYSEAGKSKMMSTGQALAAVSSIGFLGFLMGPPLIGFIAGISNLRFSFAYVALMGILVTYVVSRVKPSI; from the coding sequence ATGACTGAGTTACTACTATCATTAGAAAAATCCAAGAGAGCCTATAGAATTGCTGTAAGCTGTTTATTCTTTTTGCAAGGCATTTGCTTTGCATCCTGGGCATCCCGTATACCAAGCATTCAACAAAGTCTGCATTTATCTGATGCGGCCTTAGGAGGCGTTTTATTTGCCCTGCCGGTAGGTTCTATGCTAGCCCTTCCCTTTTCCGGTTGGTTGGTTAATAAATATGGCAGCAAGCGCGTTGCCACCAATGCCATCCTGTTGTACGGTCTTACCCTCATTACATTAGGATTAGCTTCAAGTACTATATTACTGATCGCTGGCTTAGTTGTTTTTGGCATGGCTGGCAATACAGCCAATATTGCCATTAATACACAAGCTGTTGGTGTTGAAGCCAAATATGAACGCAATATCATGGCCTCTTTCCACGGACTCTGGAGCCTGGCTGGTTTTACCGCTGCAGGAATTGGTGCATTCATGATTGGCAATGCTATTATTCCGCTAAATCATTTTGTGATTATTGCAGCTGTGATTATCGTTGGACTTGCCTTGAGCTTTCAGTATCTATTACCTGATGAACAGCGTTCTGCCACATCCCACAAATTATTTGTAAAGCCAGATAAATCACTGTTTCTATTAGGCGTAATTGCATTTTGCTGCATGATCTGTGAAGGAGCCATGTTTGACTGGAGTGGTATTTATTTCCAAAAAGTAATTGGTGCTAAAGATGGGTGGATTAGTGCAGGTTATACCGCTTTTATGTGCACTATGGCAACAGGGAGGTTTATAGCTGACCGAGTTGCTGGCAAATTGGGATTTAAAAAGACCATTCAACTAAGTGGCATACTGATTGGTATTGGTTTAACTATGGCTACCTTATTTCCTTACCTGATCTCTTCCATAATAAGCTTTTTACTGGTAGGCTTTGGCGTGTCTTCGGTTGTGCCTTTGGTTTACAGTGAAGCGGGTAAATCAAAAATGATGAGCACAGGCCAGGCTCTGGCAGCCGTTTCAAGCATTGGCTTCCTGGGCTTTTTAATGGGACCGCCGCTTATTGGATTTATTGCAGGTATTTCCAATCTGCGTTTCTCTTTTGCTTATGTAGCACTAATGGGCATTCTGGTAACATATGTAGTTAGCCGGGTAAAGCCTTCTATTTAA
- a CDS encoding bifunctional alpha,alpha-trehalose-phosphate synthase (UDP-forming)/trehalose-phosphatase → MDAKRLFIVANRLPVTISETKGVNPCSGGLVSAINSYLLHAKESSGQSFNEIYWAGVPGCSTNIWDNFSGQVKHSDFELIPVFANNKDYDGYYNGFANSVLWPLFHYFPSYAEYDAEHFQQYQLVNEQFATALAKQVRPHDVIWIHDYHLMPLAKLLRKACPQLTIGFFLHIPFPSFEIFRLLPRSWQQELLEGLLGADLIGFHTIDYATHFLQSMQMVLGLDSEHHVIRYQDRLVKIDVFPISIDYKYFQDAYDTEVISRKRLALKEQFAGKKLLFSIDRLDYTKGVYTRLLAFEQFLRQHPVHHNKVHMIVVVVPSRDNIVKYAERKRMIDETISRINSQLGNIHWQPVIYQYTSLEFEDMMALYTTADVAVVTPLRDGMNLIAKEFVASRKDGQGVLILSEMAGAARELTGALTINPNDFGEMADKIGLALEMDAAEQRQRLERMQERLRAYDVSTWAEDFLTQLKVIKQKQQSFQIQFLDGYTRKLLLESYQATKKRLLLLDYDGTLVPFSSKPSEAKPSEALLQVIKELCDEKKNEVVIISGRNRAFLEKWFGSFHIGLIVEHGAMARSVTGEWTSQLANDNEWKTVIQHIMEQYVKRCAHTFTEMKDFSVVWHYRNAIPQQAKLRAAELLTELHEYTRHLDLQVLLGNKIVEVRKHGVNKGAAIQHLLHDCNYDFILAAGDDNTDEDMFRALNNVKNCYTIKIGAAASFATYNLSSPYMMVALLQNLNHFKSQPIIL, encoded by the coding sequence ATGGATGCAAAAAGATTGTTTATTGTTGCCAACCGACTGCCCGTTACTATTTCAGAAACCAAAGGTGTTAATCCTTGTTCAGGAGGCTTGGTATCTGCTATTAACAGTTATCTATTACACGCAAAGGAAAGCTCTGGCCAAAGCTTTAATGAAATTTATTGGGCAGGTGTGCCGGGTTGTTCTACCAATATTTGGGATAACTTTAGTGGACAAGTCAAGCATTCAGACTTTGAGCTAATTCCGGTATTTGCCAATAACAAAGATTATGACGGGTATTACAATGGTTTTGCAAATTCTGTTCTCTGGCCTTTATTCCATTACTTCCCTTCTTATGCTGAATATGACGCCGAACATTTTCAACAATATCAATTAGTAAACGAACAGTTTGCTACTGCCCTAGCAAAACAAGTGCGGCCGCATGATGTAATATGGATACATGATTACCATTTAATGCCACTGGCTAAACTATTGCGAAAGGCTTGTCCGCAATTAACTATTGGCTTCTTTTTGCATATTCCATTTCCTTCTTTTGAAATTTTTCGTTTGCTACCCAGGTCTTGGCAGCAGGAGCTACTGGAAGGATTGTTGGGCGCAGACTTAATTGGCTTTCATACCATTGATTATGCTACTCATTTTTTGCAAAGTATGCAAATGGTGCTTGGATTGGATAGCGAACACCACGTTATTCGTTACCAAGACCGCTTAGTAAAGATTGATGTTTTTCCAATCAGCATTGATTATAAGTACTTCCAAGATGCTTATGATACTGAAGTTATAAGCAGAAAGCGTTTGGCATTAAAAGAACAGTTTGCTGGTAAAAAACTGCTCTTTTCAATAGACCGGTTAGATTATACTAAGGGTGTTTATACAAGGTTGCTGGCGTTTGAACAGTTTTTGCGGCAACATCCTGTTCATCACAATAAGGTGCACATGATAGTAGTGGTGGTGCCGTCTAGAGACAATATTGTAAAGTATGCCGAGCGAAAGCGCATGATCGATGAAACGATTAGCAGAATAAACAGCCAATTAGGGAATATACATTGGCAACCGGTGATCTATCAATATACGTCATTGGAGTTTGAAGATATGATGGCACTATACACTACTGCAGATGTGGCAGTAGTAACGCCACTGCGCGATGGTATGAACCTGATTGCAAAGGAGTTTGTGGCATCACGTAAAGATGGCCAGGGCGTTTTAATTCTAAGCGAAATGGCGGGCGCTGCCAGGGAGCTTACCGGTGCTCTTACCATTAATCCCAATGATTTTGGTGAAATGGCGGATAAGATAGGGTTGGCTCTGGAAATGGATGCTGCTGAACAGCGCCAGCGATTAGAACGCATGCAGGAGCGATTGCGTGCATATGATGTTAGTACCTGGGCAGAAGATTTTTTAACCCAACTAAAGGTTATCAAACAAAAGCAACAGTCATTTCAGATTCAATTTCTAGATGGGTATACACGAAAGCTATTACTTGAGTCCTATCAAGCTACTAAAAAACGCTTATTGTTGTTAGACTACGATGGCACGTTGGTGCCATTTTCCTCTAAGCCCAGCGAAGCAAAACCAAGCGAAGCCTTACTGCAGGTGATAAAAGAATTATGTGATGAAAAGAAAAATGAGGTGGTAATTATAAGCGGCCGCAACCGGGCGTTTTTGGAAAAGTGGTTTGGCTCGTTCCACATTGGTCTTATAGTGGAGCACGGTGCCATGGCTCGTTCTGTAACGGGGGAGTGGACTTCACAACTGGCAAACGATAATGAATGGAAAACTGTTATTCAGCATATTATGGAGCAATATGTAAAAAGGTGTGCCCATACGTTTACTGAAATGAAAGATTTTTCGGTTGTTTGGCACTACCGTAACGCTATTCCACAGCAAGCCAAGCTTCGTGCGGCGGAATTGCTTACAGAATTGCATGAATATACACGGCATCTGGATTTGCAGGTATTGTTGGGTAACAAGATCGTGGAAGTTCGTAAACATGGCGTAAATAAAGGCGCAGCCATTCAGCATTTACTACATGACTGCAATTATGACTTCATACTAGCTGCTGGTGATGACAATACAGATGAAGATATGTTCAGGGCTTTGAATAATGTAAAGAATTGTTATACTATAAAGATTGGTGCTGCTGCCTCATTTGCCACGTATAATTTGTCAAGTCCGTACATGATGGTAGCCTTGTTACAAAACCTAAATCATTTCAAATCGCAACCAATAATCCTTTGA
- a CDS encoding HAMP domain-containing sensor histidine kinase, with amino-acid sequence MPVRLRITLLFTALGCLILCLVCTSAYYFSYTSRIHSIRARLTNRAITTARLLSQAEIFDKELIRRIDSSTTITLKDKTVQAYDYQNHRIYSYSDKPGDTLSISEQTLDDSRVNSPVYFAEGTKDAIAYHYTSPTTRIVIVVAANDVEGKKYLQYLTHVLFFSFLGGILMTFIGGYLFSKGLLRPVRKIADEVSEISAQNLATRIQTGTVQDEWYHLSTTMNELLNRLQESFDLQKRFIANASHELSTPLTSISSQLEIALQRERSASEYRNIIQSVYQDVQQMNRLTQTLLEFAKASGSAGGLEIAQVRMDEIVLQMPAEVSKFKKEYIVVVDFQNLPENEEQLIVFGNEALLFLALKNIVINACKYSQDHKARITLAYNQDAVEVTVTDKGKGIPEPEWQNIFQPFYRVQENTNEEGFGLGLSLSGRIIKLHKGTIQVQSQVDQGSSFIITLPTALSLKNNSTF; translated from the coding sequence ATGCCGGTACGCCTTCGTATAACGCTTTTATTTACTGCACTGGGATGTTTGATCTTGTGCCTGGTATGCACATCTGCCTACTATTTTTCTTATACCTCCCGCATCCATAGTATTAGGGCTCGCCTAACCAACCGTGCTATAACTACAGCAAGACTATTGAGTCAGGCAGAAATTTTTGATAAAGAGTTAATACGGCGTATTGATTCTTCTACTACCATCACATTAAAAGACAAAACCGTTCAGGCCTACGACTATCAGAATCACCGTATCTATAGTTATTCGGATAAGCCAGGCGATACATTATCAATCAGTGAGCAAACCCTTGATGATAGCCGGGTAAATTCACCAGTCTATTTTGCAGAAGGTACTAAAGATGCCATTGCCTATCACTATACTAGCCCAACCACACGCATCGTAATAGTAGTGGCAGCAAATGATGTAGAAGGGAAAAAATACTTACAATATTTAACCCACGTACTGTTTTTCAGTTTTCTTGGAGGCATTTTAATGACATTTATTGGTGGTTATCTTTTTTCAAAAGGCCTATTGCGCCCTGTACGAAAGATAGCCGACGAAGTGTCTGAAATATCAGCGCAAAACCTTGCCACACGTATTCAAACAGGCACAGTTCAAGATGAATGGTATCACTTATCAACGACGATGAACGAGTTATTGAACCGCTTGCAGGAAAGCTTTGATCTGCAAAAGCGCTTTATTGCCAACGCCTCCCACGAACTGTCTACTCCCCTTACCTCCATTTCTAGCCAGCTGGAAATTGCCCTACAACGAGAACGGTCGGCTAGTGAATACCGCAACATTATACAGTCAGTCTATCAGGATGTACAACAAATGAACCGGCTAACACAAACCTTGCTGGAGTTTGCTAAAGCTTCTGGTAGCGCCGGCGGATTGGAAATAGCACAGGTTCGCATGGATGAAATTGTACTGCAAATGCCTGCAGAAGTTAGCAAGTTCAAAAAGGAGTACATAGTGGTAGTGGACTTTCAAAACCTACCCGAGAACGAAGAACAGCTAATTGTTTTTGGCAATGAAGCACTGTTGTTTCTAGCCCTAAAAAATATTGTAATAAATGCCTGCAAATACTCGCAGGACCATAAAGCGAGAATTACCCTTGCCTATAACCAGGATGCGGTAGAAGTAACGGTTACAGATAAGGGAAAAGGTATACCAGAACCGGAGTGGCAGAACATCTTCCAACCTTTTTACCGGGTACAAGAGAATACTAATGAAGAAGGATTTGGCCTCGGTCTATCTTTATCCGGCCGCATTATAAAATTGCATAAAGGCACTATACAGGTACAATCACAAGTAGATCAAGGCTCATCGTTTATCATAACACTACCTACAGCGCTTTCCTTAAAAAACAATTCCACCTTTTAA
- a CDS encoding response regulator transcription factor — MEDRKILIVEDEQKIADTLKLGLIENGYHVEVAYDGTIGYRLFQTHSFNLVILDINLPGINGYELCKRIRAENQHIPIIMLTALSGLNNKVEGYDAGADDYIIKPFEFKELLLKIRVLLKRTMNQNFPVGTLLKAADLEMNLDSKEVKRADQKINLTAKEFQLLEYLLRNKNRVVSRADIAINVWDIDFDTNTNVIDVYISYLRNKVDKHFDPKLIQTQVGMGYVLKDK; from the coding sequence ATGGAAGATCGTAAAATACTAATCGTAGAAGATGAGCAAAAAATTGCAGATACCCTTAAGCTTGGGCTTATTGAAAATGGCTACCATGTAGAGGTAGCCTATGATGGCACTATCGGGTATCGGCTATTTCAGACACACTCCTTTAACCTGGTTATTCTGGATATTAATCTGCCAGGCATCAATGGGTACGAGCTGTGCAAACGCATACGCGCAGAGAATCAGCACATACCCATCATTATGCTAACTGCGCTAAGTGGCTTGAATAACAAAGTAGAAGGCTACGATGCCGGCGCTGATGATTACATTATAAAGCCTTTTGAATTCAAAGAATTATTGCTAAAGATCAGAGTGCTATTAAAACGCACCATGAACCAAAACTTCCCGGTAGGCACCTTACTAAAAGCAGCAGACCTGGAAATGAACCTCGATAGCAAGGAGGTAAAACGGGCAGATCAGAAAATCAATTTAACTGCTAAAGAGTTTCAGCTTTTAGAGTATTTGCTACGGAACAAAAACCGTGTAGTATCACGCGCAGACATTGCCATAAACGTTTGGGACATTGACTTTGATACAAATACAAACGTTATAGATGTATATATTAGCTACCTGAGAAATAAAGTAGATAAACACTTTGACCCTAAGCTGATTCAAACGCAGGTGGGAATGGGCTATGTATTAAAGGATAAATAA
- a CDS encoding tetratricopeptide repeat protein translates to MKSILVTLLVTGSLSIAAQTVDEGRTFIGYERYQSAANTLHQVISKEPGNGDAWYWLTQTYAQTNNLAKGIDSLKKAGADVQGQPLYKVALGQLLLAEGKAVEAQPYFDAALIETKEKNATVLAAVARAYIDSKSGNYAAAIELLEKAKKRDKRNEEYDILIGNAYRRMGKGSEAFQAYREALNKNERSAAANYLLGLIFVTQKNADMYLEYFNKALAADPNYAPALYQLYNHYFYVDATKSMDYFKQFQAKADATPQIAVWYTDLLYLNKQYDEAIANAQKLLQQQEKEPRLYKLLAYSYAEKKDSTVAMTYMQQYFASEADSNMVMKDFETMARFYSSTPGKEDSALVYLEKAVALEKDSVARYAAYKKLAAAALEQKNYAQQSKWMGLYYTGNDKATNLDLFNWGLANIRSGDFEMADSVFGMYVGKYPEQGFGYYWQARANAAIDSTMAQGLAIPHYQKLVEVIGDKTDDQNNKKWLIEAYGYLAAYETNTQKDYAEAVDYFEKLLKVDPENADAKKYITVLEKRMQNNDGK, encoded by the coding sequence ATGAAATCGATTTTAGTCACCCTTTTAGTAACAGGCAGTTTAAGCATTGCGGCTCAGACGGTAGATGAAGGCAGAACCTTTATAGGATATGAGCGATATCAGAGTGCAGCAAACACTTTGCACCAGGTGATAAGTAAAGAGCCTGGAAATGGAGATGCCTGGTACTGGCTGACTCAAACCTATGCACAAACCAATAACCTGGCAAAAGGAATTGATAGTTTGAAAAAGGCAGGAGCGGATGTGCAGGGACAACCGCTGTATAAAGTGGCATTGGGTCAATTGCTTTTAGCAGAAGGAAAAGCAGTTGAAGCACAGCCCTATTTCGATGCCGCTTTAATTGAGACCAAGGAGAAAAATGCTACTGTATTAGCCGCTGTGGCGCGTGCTTATATAGATAGCAAGTCGGGTAACTATGCAGCTGCCATAGAGCTGTTGGAAAAAGCAAAGAAGCGAGACAAGCGCAATGAAGAATACGATATACTGATTGGTAATGCATATAGAAGAATGGGTAAGGGATCTGAAGCTTTTCAGGCCTATCGCGAAGCATTGAATAAGAATGAGCGATCTGCTGCAGCCAACTACCTGTTAGGGCTCATTTTTGTAACTCAGAAAAATGCTGACATGTACCTTGAGTACTTCAATAAAGCATTGGCTGCCGATCCTAACTATGCTCCAGCCTTGTACCAGTTGTATAACCATTACTTCTACGTAGATGCTACTAAGTCCATGGACTACTTCAAGCAATTTCAGGCAAAAGCAGATGCTACTCCACAAATAGCTGTATGGTATACGGATCTGTTGTATTTGAATAAGCAGTATGATGAAGCAATTGCCAATGCTCAAAAGTTATTGCAGCAACAGGAAAAAGAGCCACGCTTATACAAGCTATTAGCCTATAGTTATGCGGAGAAAAAAGATTCAACTGTAGCCATGACGTATATGCAGCAGTATTTTGCCTCCGAAGCGGATAGCAATATGGTGATGAAGGATTTTGAAACGATGGCCCGTTTTTATTCCAGTACCCCTGGTAAAGAAGATTCAGCGCTGGTATATTTAGAGAAAGCGGTTGCATTGGAGAAAGATTCTGTAGCACGATATGCTGCCTATAAAAAACTAGCTGCTGCTGCCTTGGAACAAAAGAACTATGCACAGCAGTCGAAATGGATGGGACTCTATTATACTGGCAATGATAAGGCCACCAACCTTGACTTGTTCAATTGGGGGCTGGCGAATATTAGAAGCGGCGACTTTGAAATGGCTGATTCTGTTTTTGGTATGTATGTAGGTAAGTATCCAGAGCAAGGCTTTGGTTATTACTGGCAAGCTCGTGCAAATGCTGCAATTGATTCAACAATGGCGCAGGGATTGGCCATTCCTCACTATCAAAAGCTGGTAGAAGTGATTGGTGATAAAACGGATGATCAAAATAATAAGAAGTGGTTGATAGAAGCGTATGGCTATTTGGCAGCCTATGAAACTAATACGCAGAAAGATTATGCAGAGGCTGTGGATTATTTTGAAAAACTATTAAAGGTGGATCCTGAAAATGCAGATGCTAAAAAATATATAACGGTATTGGAGAAGCGGATGCAAAATAATGATGGAAAGTAG